A genomic window from Peromyscus maniculatus bairdii isolate BWxNUB_F1_BW_parent chromosome 1, HU_Pman_BW_mat_3.1, whole genome shotgun sequence includes:
- the Gdpgp1 gene encoding GDP-D-glucose phosphorylase 1 isoform X1: MCIGFYLLKLFAADSLVQLFPIRGTVDKVAFMAVPRDSQEPSYLLPPNPEDWEGRDIPDFVYGQKDLVGKGIQWPRNAPSTLDELPRSRFDSALCSAWIQRVELGLFRYRLEDLQTQILPGSVGFVAQLNIERGVQRRRPQNIKSVRQEFDPEQFNFNKIRPGEVLFRLQREPSGPAAPKQEDVLVVINVSPLEWGHVLLVPEPARGLPQRLLPGVLRAGLEAVLLSSHPGFRVGFNSLGALASVNHLHLHGYYLAHPLPVEGAPSTPLDPKGCLHLLQSLPAPGFLFYASGPGPDLEALISRVCRATDYLSDHEIAHNLFVTRGAPPGQASSSSGLTGIRVILWARKSSFGIKESGAFNVALCELAGHLPVKTPQDFGSLTEAAAVALIQDCLLPQTQAEEVQAALVALVAQEEL; encoded by the exons ATGTGCATTGGGTTTTACCTCCTGAAGCTGTTTGCTGCGGACTCACTTGTGCAGTTATTCCCCATTCGTGGGACAGTTGACAAG GTGGCCTTCATGGCTGTTCCACGTGATTCACAGGAACCTTCCTATCTGCTACCTCCAAACCCTGAGGACTGGGAAGGACGAGACATCCCAGACTTTGTTTATGGACAGAAGGACCTCGTAGGGAAGGGAATTCAGTGGCCAAGGAATGCACCCAGCACCCTGGACGAACTGCCACGGTCCCGCTTtgactctgccctctgctctgcgTGGATACAGCGAGTGGAACTGGGCCTGTTTCGATACCGCCTAGAAGATCTGCAGACCCAAatcctccctggttctgtggggtTTGTAGCTCAGCTGAATATAGAGCGAGGAGTACAGAGGAGGCGCCCTCAGAATATCAAAAGTGTAAGGCAGGAGTTTGACCCTGAACAGTTTAACTTCAATAAAATCCGACCTGGAGAAGTCCTTTTCCGTTTGCAACGGGAGCCTAGCGGCCCAGCTGCCCCAAAGCAAGAGGACGTCCTTGTGGTGATCAATGTCAGCCCCCTGGAGTGGGGCCATGTGCTGCTGGTGCCTGAGCCAGCTCGTGGCCTCCCCCAGCGCCTGCTGCCCGGGGTGCTGCGGGCCGGGCTTGAAGCTGTGCTTCTGAGCTCCCACCCAGGCTTCCGCGTAGGCTTCAACAGCCTGGGAGCTTTGGCCTCTGTGAACCATCTGCACCTGCATGGCTACTACCTGGCCCACCCACTGCCTGTGGAGGGCGCCCCAAGCACACCTCTGGATCCAAAGGGCTGTCTACATCTGCTGCAGTCGCTCCCAGCTCCTGGCTTCCTCTTTTACGCTAGTGGGCCAGGGCCTGACTTGGAAGCCTTGATTAGCAGGGTATGCCGGGCCACTGACTATCTGAGTGACCACGAGATTGCACATAACTTATTTGTGACCCGGGGAGCTCCACCTGGGCAGGcatcctcttcctcaggcctcaCTGGGATCCGAGTCATTCTGTGGGCCCGGAAGTCCAGCTTCGGAATTAAGGAAAGCGGGGCTTTCAACGTTGCACTCTGTGAGCTGGCCGGCCACCTGCCGGTTAAAACACCCCAGGACTTCGGCAGCTTGACAGAGGCAGCTGCAGTGGCCCTCATTCAGGACTGTCTGCTGCCCCAAACTCAGGCAGAGGAGGTACAGGCAGCACTGGTGGCCCTGGTGGCCCAGGAAGAGCTGTGA
- the Gdpgp1 gene encoding GDP-D-glucose phosphorylase 1 isoform X2, translating to MLPALEPKVAFMAVPRDSQEPSYLLPPNPEDWEGRDIPDFVYGQKDLVGKGIQWPRNAPSTLDELPRSRFDSALCSAWIQRVELGLFRYRLEDLQTQILPGSVGFVAQLNIERGVQRRRPQNIKSVRQEFDPEQFNFNKIRPGEVLFRLQREPSGPAAPKQEDVLVVINVSPLEWGHVLLVPEPARGLPQRLLPGVLRAGLEAVLLSSHPGFRVGFNSLGALASVNHLHLHGYYLAHPLPVEGAPSTPLDPKGCLHLLQSLPAPGFLFYASGPGPDLEALISRVCRATDYLSDHEIAHNLFVTRGAPPGQASSSSGLTGIRVILWARKSSFGIKESGAFNVALCELAGHLPVKTPQDFGSLTEAAAVALIQDCLLPQTQAEEVQAALVALVAQEEL from the exons ATGCTTCCAGCTCTAGAGCCCAAG GTGGCCTTCATGGCTGTTCCACGTGATTCACAGGAACCTTCCTATCTGCTACCTCCAAACCCTGAGGACTGGGAAGGACGAGACATCCCAGACTTTGTTTATGGACAGAAGGACCTCGTAGGGAAGGGAATTCAGTGGCCAAGGAATGCACCCAGCACCCTGGACGAACTGCCACGGTCCCGCTTtgactctgccctctgctctgcgTGGATACAGCGAGTGGAACTGGGCCTGTTTCGATACCGCCTAGAAGATCTGCAGACCCAAatcctccctggttctgtggggtTTGTAGCTCAGCTGAATATAGAGCGAGGAGTACAGAGGAGGCGCCCTCAGAATATCAAAAGTGTAAGGCAGGAGTTTGACCCTGAACAGTTTAACTTCAATAAAATCCGACCTGGAGAAGTCCTTTTCCGTTTGCAACGGGAGCCTAGCGGCCCAGCTGCCCCAAAGCAAGAGGACGTCCTTGTGGTGATCAATGTCAGCCCCCTGGAGTGGGGCCATGTGCTGCTGGTGCCTGAGCCAGCTCGTGGCCTCCCCCAGCGCCTGCTGCCCGGGGTGCTGCGGGCCGGGCTTGAAGCTGTGCTTCTGAGCTCCCACCCAGGCTTCCGCGTAGGCTTCAACAGCCTGGGAGCTTTGGCCTCTGTGAACCATCTGCACCTGCATGGCTACTACCTGGCCCACCCACTGCCTGTGGAGGGCGCCCCAAGCACACCTCTGGATCCAAAGGGCTGTCTACATCTGCTGCAGTCGCTCCCAGCTCCTGGCTTCCTCTTTTACGCTAGTGGGCCAGGGCCTGACTTGGAAGCCTTGATTAGCAGGGTATGCCGGGCCACTGACTATCTGAGTGACCACGAGATTGCACATAACTTATTTGTGACCCGGGGAGCTCCACCTGGGCAGGcatcctcttcctcaggcctcaCTGGGATCCGAGTCATTCTGTGGGCCCGGAAGTCCAGCTTCGGAATTAAGGAAAGCGGGGCTTTCAACGTTGCACTCTGTGAGCTGGCCGGCCACCTGCCGGTTAAAACACCCCAGGACTTCGGCAGCTTGACAGAGGCAGCTGCAGTGGCCCTCATTCAGGACTGTCTGCTGCCCCAAACTCAGGCAGAGGAGGTACAGGCAGCACTGGTGGCCCTGGTGGCCCAGGAAGAGCTGTGA
- the Gdpgp1 gene encoding GDP-D-glucose phosphorylase 1 isoform X3: MAVPRDSQEPSYLLPPNPEDWEGRDIPDFVYGQKDLVGKGIQWPRNAPSTLDELPRSRFDSALCSAWIQRVELGLFRYRLEDLQTQILPGSVGFVAQLNIERGVQRRRPQNIKSVRQEFDPEQFNFNKIRPGEVLFRLQREPSGPAAPKQEDVLVVINVSPLEWGHVLLVPEPARGLPQRLLPGVLRAGLEAVLLSSHPGFRVGFNSLGALASVNHLHLHGYYLAHPLPVEGAPSTPLDPKGCLHLLQSLPAPGFLFYASGPGPDLEALISRVCRATDYLSDHEIAHNLFVTRGAPPGQASSSSGLTGIRVILWARKSSFGIKESGAFNVALCELAGHLPVKTPQDFGSLTEAAAVALIQDCLLPQTQAEEVQAALVALVAQEEL, from the coding sequence ATGGCTGTTCCACGTGATTCACAGGAACCTTCCTATCTGCTACCTCCAAACCCTGAGGACTGGGAAGGACGAGACATCCCAGACTTTGTTTATGGACAGAAGGACCTCGTAGGGAAGGGAATTCAGTGGCCAAGGAATGCACCCAGCACCCTGGACGAACTGCCACGGTCCCGCTTtgactctgccctctgctctgcgTGGATACAGCGAGTGGAACTGGGCCTGTTTCGATACCGCCTAGAAGATCTGCAGACCCAAatcctccctggttctgtggggtTTGTAGCTCAGCTGAATATAGAGCGAGGAGTACAGAGGAGGCGCCCTCAGAATATCAAAAGTGTAAGGCAGGAGTTTGACCCTGAACAGTTTAACTTCAATAAAATCCGACCTGGAGAAGTCCTTTTCCGTTTGCAACGGGAGCCTAGCGGCCCAGCTGCCCCAAAGCAAGAGGACGTCCTTGTGGTGATCAATGTCAGCCCCCTGGAGTGGGGCCATGTGCTGCTGGTGCCTGAGCCAGCTCGTGGCCTCCCCCAGCGCCTGCTGCCCGGGGTGCTGCGGGCCGGGCTTGAAGCTGTGCTTCTGAGCTCCCACCCAGGCTTCCGCGTAGGCTTCAACAGCCTGGGAGCTTTGGCCTCTGTGAACCATCTGCACCTGCATGGCTACTACCTGGCCCACCCACTGCCTGTGGAGGGCGCCCCAAGCACACCTCTGGATCCAAAGGGCTGTCTACATCTGCTGCAGTCGCTCCCAGCTCCTGGCTTCCTCTTTTACGCTAGTGGGCCAGGGCCTGACTTGGAAGCCTTGATTAGCAGGGTATGCCGGGCCACTGACTATCTGAGTGACCACGAGATTGCACATAACTTATTTGTGACCCGGGGAGCTCCACCTGGGCAGGcatcctcttcctcaggcctcaCTGGGATCCGAGTCATTCTGTGGGCCCGGAAGTCCAGCTTCGGAATTAAGGAAAGCGGGGCTTTCAACGTTGCACTCTGTGAGCTGGCCGGCCACCTGCCGGTTAAAACACCCCAGGACTTCGGCAGCTTGACAGAGGCAGCTGCAGTGGCCCTCATTCAGGACTGTCTGCTGCCCCAAACTCAGGCAGAGGAGGTACAGGCAGCACTGGTGGCCCTGGTGGCCCAGGAAGAGCTGTGA
- the Ttll13 gene encoding tubulin polyglutamylase TTLL13 isoform X1, which yields MIQESKRMEPSTCKTSESEEEYVEEEESEEECVREEATTPNSSQQALAKADYKEFENGITLSVVAKKIPKKILSVTDTDDLEAGRRKRKRKRRPLAINLTNCKYESVRRAAQMCGLKEVGEDEEWTVYWTDCSVSLERVMDMKRFQKINHFPGMTEICRKDLLARNLNRMQKLYPTEYNIFPRTWCLPADYGDFQAYGRQRKTRTYICKPDSGCQGRGIFITRTPKEIKPGEHMICQQYITKPFLIDGFKFDMRIYVLITSCDPLRIFMYEEGLARFATMPYVEPSHNNLEDVCMHLTNYAINKHNENFVRDDAVGSKRKLSTLNAWLREHSYDPRELWGDIEDIIIKTIISAHSVLRHNYRTCFPQYLCGGTCACFEILGFDILLDHKLKPWLLEVNHSPSFTTDSRLDREVKDALLCDAMNLVNLRGCDKKKVIEEDKRRVKERLFPCHQQPREARREQIESSQAAMQDQERYEDSHLGGYRRIYPGPDSEKYAPFFKHNGSLFQETAASKAREECARQQLEEIRLKQEQQENPGTKKRRENKDQNQGESAGEKSRSRAGTRGLVTSLAYRNRNREKELLPAHLDTMQPQDIVEEEELERMKLLLQRENLIRSLGIVEQLTRMLYPSHRGHRKLHEYRPRFHQDGLGSQELQPVNLVPLVFLRGAASEQVPPHFLQPLRPHELIPRILGPLSSTNPEIAQPSRCHLQPKNFNWIADPAATGHCSLSMKKSGKHYFSSSRVRLTGQGQASRRLEAINRALSGSVPPTLTPKQGYLLQPERQGSDSWTECRTLPSMVNSGHRGAKAGNLSLCPASAPVLHHSSPLLNVVQHR from the exons ATGATCCAGG AATCTAAGAGGATGGAGCCCAGTACCTGTAAGACCAGTGAATCTGAGGAAGAATATGTTGAGGAAGAAGAGTCTGAGGAAGAGTGTGTTAGAGAAGAAGCGAccacccccaactcttcccagcaGGCACTTGCAAAGGCTGACTATAAAGAGTTTGAGAATGGGATTACCTTATCTGTTGTGGCCaagaaaatcccaaagaaaatcctaagtgTAACAGACACAGATGATTTGGAagctgggaggagaaagaggaagcgGAAACGGAG accccTGGCCATCAATCTGACCAACTGCAAGTATGAGAGTG tGCGCCGGGCAGCCCAAATGTGTGGCctgaaggaagtgggggaggatgAAGAGTGGACTGTGTACTGGACAGACTGCTCTGTCTCACTGGAACGAGTCATGGACATGAAGAGGTTTCAG AAAATCAACCACTTCCCTGGCATGACAGAAATCTGCCGCAAAGATCTGCTGGCTCGGAACCTCAACCGCATGCAGAAGCTCTACCCTACCGAGTACAACATCTTCCCTCGAACCTGGTGTCTCCCTGCAGA CTATGGGGACTTCCAGGCCTACGGTCGTCAGCGGAAAACCCGCACTTATATCTGCAAGCCAGATAGCGGCTGTCAGGGGCGTGGCATCTTTATCACCAGAACCCCTAAGGAAATCAAGCCAGGAGAGCATATGATCTGCCAGCAGTACATCACCAAG CCCTTCCTCATTGATGGCTTCAAGTTTGACATGCGAATCTATGTTCTGATCACTTCCTGTGACCCTCTCCGGATCTTCATGTATGAGGAAGGCCTGGCCCGTTTTGCCACCATGCCGTATGTGGAACCTAGCCATAACAACCTG GAGGATGTGTGCATGCACCTGACCAACTATGCGATCAATAAACACAATGAGAATTTTGTCCGGGATGATGCTGTGGGCAGTAAGAG GAAGCTGTCGACACTCAATGCCTGGCTGCGAGAGCACAGCTATGACCCCCGAGAGCTGTGGGGGGACATCGAGGACATCATCATCAAAACCATCATCTCAGCCCACTCTGTTCTTCGCCACAACTACCGAACCTGTTTCCCCCAATATCTGTGTGGAGGTACATGTGCCTGCTTTGAGATCCTGGGTTTTGACATCTTACTGGACCACAAGCTCAAACCCTGGCTTCTAGAG GTAAACCACTCCCCAAGCTTCACCACAGACTCTCGCCTGGATCGAGAGGTGAAAGATGCACTTCTCTGTGATGCCATGAACCTTGTCAACCTCCGGGGCTGTGACAAAAAGAAGGTGATCGAAGAGGACAAGCGTCGAGTCAAGGAGCGGCTTTTCCCATGCCACCAACAGCCACGAGAAGCCAG GCGAGAGCAGATTGAGTCATCCCAGGCTGCCATGCAGGACCAGGAGCGATATGAAGATTCCCACCTAGGGGGCTACCGGCGGATCTACCCTGGGCCCGACTCAGAGAAATATGCACCCTTCTTCAAGCACAATGGCTCCCTCTTCCAGGAGACTGCTGCCTCCAAGGCCAGAGAGGAGTGTGCCAG GCAGCAGCTGGAAGAGATTCGCCTCAAGCAGGAACAGCAGGAGAACCCAGGCACCAAGAAGCGGAGGGAGAACAAGGACCAGAACCAGGGGGAATCGGCTGGGGAGAAGAGCCGATCCCGAGCAGGAACACGCGGCCTTGTCACCAGCTTGGCTTATAGAAACCGGAACCGGGAGAAAGAG CTGCTACCAGCACACCTGGACACCATGCAGCCTCaggacattgtggaagaggaagagcttGAGCGGATGAAGCTCCTGTTACAAAGAGAGAATCTCATCCGAAGCCTGGGTATTGTAGAGCAGCTCACTCGCATGCTGTACCCCAGCCACCGGGGCCACAGAAAGCTTCATGAGTATCGG CCTAGATTTCACCAGGACGGGCTGGGCAGTCAAGAACTGCAACCTGTGAATTTGGTCCCACTGGTGTTCCTGAGAGGGGCCGCCTCAGAACAGGTCCCTCCTCATTTCCTGCAACCACTCCGGCCCCACGAGTTGATCCCCAGGATCTTAGGGCCACTCTCAAGCACGAATCCCGAAATTGCACAGCCTTCTCGGTGCCATCTGCAGCCCAAGAACTTCAACTGGATAGCAGATCCAGCAGCCACTGGCCACTGTTCATTGTCAATGAAGAAATCTGGGAAGCACTATTTTTCCAGCTCTAGAGTCAGGCTCACTGGCC AAGGTCAAGCCAGCAGAAGGCTAGAAGCCATAAACCGAGCCCTGTCAGGATCAGTGCCACCCACTTTAACCCCAAAGCAGGGCTATCTTCTGCAGCCCGAAAGACAGGGAAGTGACTCATGGACCGAATGCCGCACCTTGCCCTCCATGGTAAACTCTGGCCACAGAGGAGCAAAGGCTGGGAATCTCAGCCTATGCCCTGCCTCTGCACCAGTGCTGCATCATTCCAGCCCACTCCTCAACGTCGTCCAACACAGGTAA
- the Ttll13 gene encoding tubulin polyglutamylase TTLL13 isoform X2, with amino-acid sequence MEPSTCKTSESEEEYVEEEESEEECVREEATTPNSSQQALAKADYKEFENGITLSVVAKKIPKKILSVTDTDDLEAGRRKRKRKRRPLAINLTNCKYESVRRAAQMCGLKEVGEDEEWTVYWTDCSVSLERVMDMKRFQKINHFPGMTEICRKDLLARNLNRMQKLYPTEYNIFPRTWCLPADYGDFQAYGRQRKTRTYICKPDSGCQGRGIFITRTPKEIKPGEHMICQQYITKPFLIDGFKFDMRIYVLITSCDPLRIFMYEEGLARFATMPYVEPSHNNLEDVCMHLTNYAINKHNENFVRDDAVGSKRKLSTLNAWLREHSYDPRELWGDIEDIIIKTIISAHSVLRHNYRTCFPQYLCGGTCACFEILGFDILLDHKLKPWLLEVNHSPSFTTDSRLDREVKDALLCDAMNLVNLRGCDKKKVIEEDKRRVKERLFPCHQQPREARREQIESSQAAMQDQERYEDSHLGGYRRIYPGPDSEKYAPFFKHNGSLFQETAASKAREECARQQLEEIRLKQEQQENPGTKKRRENKDQNQGESAGEKSRSRAGTRGLVTSLAYRNRNREKELLPAHLDTMQPQDIVEEEELERMKLLLQRENLIRSLGIVEQLTRMLYPSHRGHRKLHEYRPRFHQDGLGSQELQPVNLVPLVFLRGAASEQVPPHFLQPLRPHELIPRILGPLSSTNPEIAQPSRCHLQPKNFNWIADPAATGHCSLSMKKSGKHYFSSSRVRLTGQGQASRRLEAINRALSGSVPPTLTPKQGYLLQPERQGSDSWTECRTLPSMVNSGHRGAKAGNLSLCPASAPVLHHSSPLLNVVQHR; translated from the exons ATGGAGCCCAGTACCTGTAAGACCAGTGAATCTGAGGAAGAATATGTTGAGGAAGAAGAGTCTGAGGAAGAGTGTGTTAGAGAAGAAGCGAccacccccaactcttcccagcaGGCACTTGCAAAGGCTGACTATAAAGAGTTTGAGAATGGGATTACCTTATCTGTTGTGGCCaagaaaatcccaaagaaaatcctaagtgTAACAGACACAGATGATTTGGAagctgggaggagaaagaggaagcgGAAACGGAG accccTGGCCATCAATCTGACCAACTGCAAGTATGAGAGTG tGCGCCGGGCAGCCCAAATGTGTGGCctgaaggaagtgggggaggatgAAGAGTGGACTGTGTACTGGACAGACTGCTCTGTCTCACTGGAACGAGTCATGGACATGAAGAGGTTTCAG AAAATCAACCACTTCCCTGGCATGACAGAAATCTGCCGCAAAGATCTGCTGGCTCGGAACCTCAACCGCATGCAGAAGCTCTACCCTACCGAGTACAACATCTTCCCTCGAACCTGGTGTCTCCCTGCAGA CTATGGGGACTTCCAGGCCTACGGTCGTCAGCGGAAAACCCGCACTTATATCTGCAAGCCAGATAGCGGCTGTCAGGGGCGTGGCATCTTTATCACCAGAACCCCTAAGGAAATCAAGCCAGGAGAGCATATGATCTGCCAGCAGTACATCACCAAG CCCTTCCTCATTGATGGCTTCAAGTTTGACATGCGAATCTATGTTCTGATCACTTCCTGTGACCCTCTCCGGATCTTCATGTATGAGGAAGGCCTGGCCCGTTTTGCCACCATGCCGTATGTGGAACCTAGCCATAACAACCTG GAGGATGTGTGCATGCACCTGACCAACTATGCGATCAATAAACACAATGAGAATTTTGTCCGGGATGATGCTGTGGGCAGTAAGAG GAAGCTGTCGACACTCAATGCCTGGCTGCGAGAGCACAGCTATGACCCCCGAGAGCTGTGGGGGGACATCGAGGACATCATCATCAAAACCATCATCTCAGCCCACTCTGTTCTTCGCCACAACTACCGAACCTGTTTCCCCCAATATCTGTGTGGAGGTACATGTGCCTGCTTTGAGATCCTGGGTTTTGACATCTTACTGGACCACAAGCTCAAACCCTGGCTTCTAGAG GTAAACCACTCCCCAAGCTTCACCACAGACTCTCGCCTGGATCGAGAGGTGAAAGATGCACTTCTCTGTGATGCCATGAACCTTGTCAACCTCCGGGGCTGTGACAAAAAGAAGGTGATCGAAGAGGACAAGCGTCGAGTCAAGGAGCGGCTTTTCCCATGCCACCAACAGCCACGAGAAGCCAG GCGAGAGCAGATTGAGTCATCCCAGGCTGCCATGCAGGACCAGGAGCGATATGAAGATTCCCACCTAGGGGGCTACCGGCGGATCTACCCTGGGCCCGACTCAGAGAAATATGCACCCTTCTTCAAGCACAATGGCTCCCTCTTCCAGGAGACTGCTGCCTCCAAGGCCAGAGAGGAGTGTGCCAG GCAGCAGCTGGAAGAGATTCGCCTCAAGCAGGAACAGCAGGAGAACCCAGGCACCAAGAAGCGGAGGGAGAACAAGGACCAGAACCAGGGGGAATCGGCTGGGGAGAAGAGCCGATCCCGAGCAGGAACACGCGGCCTTGTCACCAGCTTGGCTTATAGAAACCGGAACCGGGAGAAAGAG CTGCTACCAGCACACCTGGACACCATGCAGCCTCaggacattgtggaagaggaagagcttGAGCGGATGAAGCTCCTGTTACAAAGAGAGAATCTCATCCGAAGCCTGGGTATTGTAGAGCAGCTCACTCGCATGCTGTACCCCAGCCACCGGGGCCACAGAAAGCTTCATGAGTATCGG CCTAGATTTCACCAGGACGGGCTGGGCAGTCAAGAACTGCAACCTGTGAATTTGGTCCCACTGGTGTTCCTGAGAGGGGCCGCCTCAGAACAGGTCCCTCCTCATTTCCTGCAACCACTCCGGCCCCACGAGTTGATCCCCAGGATCTTAGGGCCACTCTCAAGCACGAATCCCGAAATTGCACAGCCTTCTCGGTGCCATCTGCAGCCCAAGAACTTCAACTGGATAGCAGATCCAGCAGCCACTGGCCACTGTTCATTGTCAATGAAGAAATCTGGGAAGCACTATTTTTCCAGCTCTAGAGTCAGGCTCACTGGCC AAGGTCAAGCCAGCAGAAGGCTAGAAGCCATAAACCGAGCCCTGTCAGGATCAGTGCCACCCACTTTAACCCCAAAGCAGGGCTATCTTCTGCAGCCCGAAAGACAGGGAAGTGACTCATGGACCGAATGCCGCACCTTGCCCTCCATGGTAAACTCTGGCCACAGAGGAGCAAAGGCTGGGAATCTCAGCCTATGCCCTGCCTCTGCACCAGTGCTGCATCATTCCAGCCCACTCCTCAACGTCGTCCAACACAGGTAA